AGCCGAACAAATACACTTCCCGTTACTTTGATGAAGCGAACGGGCCGCTCTATCCGTTTGGTTACGGCCTTAGCTACACCACTTTCAAAGTCTCTGAGGTGAAAATGTCCGCGCCATCGATGACGAGCACTGGCAAAGTGACCGCCAGCGTGGAGGTGACCAATACCGGTAAGCGCGCGGGTGAAACGGTGATCCAGATGTATTTGCAGGATGTCACCGCGTCGATGAGCCGTCCGGTGAAACAACTGCGCGGCTTTGACAAGGTGAACCTGCAACCGGGCGAAACCAAAACCGTCAGCTTCCCGATCGATGTGAATGCGCTGAAATTCTGGAACCAGCAGATGAAATATGCTGCGGAGCCGGGCAAATTCAATGTCTTTATCGGCGTCGATTCAGCACGCGTCAATCAGGGCGAGTTCGAACTGCGCTAATCCCTCCCAGGCCGGGCAACCGGCCTGATTTTTTCTGCTATACCTTATTCCTTTATCGTTTAGGGCTTTCACGCGACAAAGCCGCTATTTTTCGGCTACGCTTTTTTCTCAACCTGCTGAAAAAGGCGGTAAAAAATGAGGGAAGTACAATGACAATCACCCATAAGATTGCGTGCTCACTGCTGCTGGTAGCGGCTGCGAGCCTGCCGTTGCAGGCAGCGGAACCGGTAAAAGTGGGATCCAAAATTGATACCGAAGGGGCGCTGCTGGGCAATATCATCTTGCAGGTTCTGGAAAGCCATGGCGTAAAAACAGTCAATAAAGTGCAGCTTGGTACCACACCGGTGGTGCGCGGAGCGATTACTTCCGGCGAGCTGGATATCTACCCCGAATACACCGGCAACGGCGCATTTTTCTTTAAAGATGAAAGCGACCCCGCATGGAAAAACGCGCAGCAGGGCTACGAGAAAGTGAAAAAACTCGATGCCGAACAGAATAAGCTGGTCTGGCTGACGCCCGCTCCGGCGAATAACACGTGGACGATTGCCGTGCGTCAGGATCTGGCGCAGAAAAATAAGCTCACATCCTTAGCCGATCTGAGCCGTTATCTGAAAGAGGGCGGTGAATTCAAACTGGCGGCATCGGCGGAGTTTATCGAACGCACCGATGCGTTACCGGCCTTTGAGAAAGCGTACGACTTTACCCTGAAACAGGATCAACTGCTGTCGCTGGCTGGCGGCGATACGGCGGTGACCATTAAAGCTGCCGCGCAGCAAACTTCCGGCGTGAATGCGGCGATGGCCTACGGCACAGATGGCCCGGTTGCGGCGTTGGGGCTGCAAACGCTGAGCGATCCGAAAGGTGTGCAACCCATCTATGCGCCCACGCCGGTAGTGCGTGAAGCGGTATTAAAAGCGTATCCGCAACTGGATGCGTGGCTGAAACCGGTTTTCTCCAGCCTGGATGAAAAAACGCTGCAAAAACTGAACGCCAGCATTGCCGTTGAAGGGCTGGATGCGAAAAAAGTGGCAGCCGACTACTTGAAAGAAAAAGGGCTGGTGAAATAAGCGCTGTTATGGAGGATTCGCGACGTTGCCATAATCGTGTGCTGCTGCTGTTAATGGTCGTCGGGCTGCTGGCAGCCTGGCTACCGTTTGTTAACTATGCGCCAAACCGGCTGGTATCGGGCGAAAGCCGCGCGTTGTGGCAGCTATTTCCGGCATTCTGGCTGCTGGCGCCCTGTCTGCTGCTGATACTCAGCTTTGTGCCAGGGCGCGGGGCGCAAATCGGTACGTTGCTGCTGGCCGAGGCGCTGTTCTGCCTGTTGGTATGGAGCGCGGGCAGGGCGGCGACGGAGCTGGCGCAATCGGGCAGCGCGCTGGCGCGAACCTCGCCAGGAAGCGGGCTGTGGTTATGGCTGGCTTTGACGCTGCTGGCCTGTAGCGACGCCATTCGTCGCTTTGCCAGCCATCCAGTCTGGCGCTGGCTGCTCAATGCGCAAATCTGGTGTCTGCCGTTGTTCTTACTGCTCAGCGGCGAGCTGGACGATCTCTCGTTACTGCATGAATACAGCAACCGCCAGGAGGTGTTCAATGATGCGCTGGCGCAGCATCTGACGCTACTCTTCGGTACGCTTATTCCCGCGCTGGTGGTGGGGTTTGCCATTGGTTTATGGTGCTACCGTCATCCGACACGCCAGGGGCCGGTTTTCACGGTGCTCAATATCATCCAGACCATTCCTTCTGTTGGGCTGTTCGGCCTGCTGATTGCGCCGCTGGCCGGGCTGGTGCTGCACTTCCCGGTTCTGAGCCGTTTCGGCATTGCCGGAACCGGTATGACGCCCGCGCTGATCGCCCTTATTTTGTATGCCTTGTTACCGCTGGTGCGCGGCGTGGTCGCCGGGCTTAACCAGGTGCCGCAGGAGGTGCTGGAGAGCGCCGAGGCGATGGGCATGAGCGCGCGCCAGCGTTTCTGGCAGGTACGCATTCCGCTGGCGCTGCCGCTGCTGCTACGCAGTTTGCGCGTTGTGGCGGTGCAGACGGTCGGCATGGCGGTGATCGCGGCGCTGATCGGCGCGGGAGGCTTCGGTTCGCTGGTCTTCCAGGGGCTATTGAGCAGCGCACTGGATTTAGTGCTGCTTGGCGTGATCCCGGTGATTGCGCTGGCCGTCGTGGTGGATGCGCTGTTTGGCTTAAGCCTCGCGCTGCTGAAGGTAAAACAACATGATTGAATTTAAAAATGTCAGCAAAACCTTTGCCGGACAGCAGGCTGTCAGCCATCTCGATCTGCATGTCAAAACGGGCGCTTTTTCGGTACTGATTGGTACATCCGGTTCCGGGAAATCGACCACGCTGAAGATGATCAACCGGCTGATCGAGCATGATGAAGGCGCGATTTATTTTGCCGGTGAGGATATTCGCCAGCTTCCGGTGCTGGAGCTGCGCCGCCGCATGGGGTATGCCATCCAGTCGATTGGGCTGTTCCCGCACTGGACGGTGGCGCAGAACATCGCCACCGTGCTGCAACTGCAAAAGTGGTCGCGCAGCCAGCGCGACGCACGGGTGGATGAACTGATGGCGCTGCTGGGGCTGGATGTTTCCCTGCGCGACCGTTTCCCGCATCAGCTTTCCGGCGGGCAACAGCAGCGGGTCGGTGTGGCTCGGGCGCTGGCGGCCGATCCGGAAGTGCTGTTGATGGATGAACCTTTCGGGGCGCTGGATCCGGTCACCCGCGCGGCATTACAGCAGGAGATGGTGCGCATTCACCGTCTGCTTGGGCGCACCATTGTACTGGTGACGCACGATATCGATGAGGCGCTACAACTGGCGGATCACCTGGTGTTGATGGATAAGGGCAAAGTGGTGCAGCAGGGGACGCCGCTGGCGCTGCTGACCGCGCCGCACAACGATTTTGTTCGTGAATTTTTTGGTCGTAGTGAGCTGGGCGTGCGCCTGCTGTCGCTGCGCCAGGTGAAAGGCTATCTGCGCCGTGAACCCGCTTACGAGGGGGAACCGCTGCGGGCAGAGATGACGCTGCGCGAAGCATTGTCGGCGTTTGTCGCCCAGCAGTGCGAGATCCTGCCGGTGCATGATGCCAGCGGCCAGCCCTGCGGCAGCCTGCATTTCCGTGATTTATTGCGCGTGGAGGCCAGCGGTGAGACTTCTGCGTGACCCCCTGTTATGGTTGATCGCGCTGTTTGTGGCGCTCTTGCTGTGGCTGCCACACTGCGCCGCGTTGTTCAGCGCACTGTTTCCGCAACTGCCGCGTCCGGTCTACCTGCAGGAGAGTTTTGTGTCGCTGGCCGCAGCGCATTTTGCGCTGGTGGGGATTTCCAGCGCGATTGCTATTGTGCTGGGCGTGGGAGGCGGCATTGCGGTGACCCGCCCGGCCGGGCGCGAGTTTCGCCCGCTGGCGGAAACCATCGCTGCCGTCGGGCAAACTTTTCCGCCGGTGGCGGTGCTGGCGATTGCCGTGCCGGTCATGGGGTTTGGTAACGAGCCGGCGGTGATTGCGCTGGTATTGTACGGCATTTTGCCGGTTTTACAGGGCACGCTGGCCGGGATCGCCGCCGTGCCAGAGAGCGTACAAAGCGTGGCGCAGGGCATGGGAATGAGCGCGTGGCAGCGGCTGGTGAAAGTGGAGCTGCCGCTGGCGGCACCGGTGATCATTGCCGGTGTGCGCACCTCGGTGATCATCAATATCGGCACGGCGGCGATCGCCTCAACGGTGGGCGCGAGCACGCTTGGTACGCCGATCATCATCGGGCTGAGCGGTTTTAATACGGCTTATGTTATTCAGGGGGCGATTCTGGTGGCGCTGGCCGCGATTATTGTCGACCAGGCATTTGAGCGGTTGACGCGCTGGCTTAGCCAGCACCGCCACGCACAATAAACGAGTAACCTGCAAGCATCACGCCGCTGATGCCGCCGATGGCCATCAGCAGAAAAACGGCGATGACGATAATTTTACCAGCCTTCATATGTCGTTCCTTTTGTTAAGACAAGTAGTATAAAGGGAGCCGGGTTGTTGATAAAACATTAAATACCGAGAAGCGCAATGCGGTGGCCGTTTTCCTGCCATGTCAGCAACTGATGCAGTTGCGCTGTTGTCGGATTCTCTCCGCACCACACCAGCAGCGTCTGGCCGTCGAACATCTCCGGGCGCAGATGGGTTAACGAATGTGCCAGCACATCCACTCGCCAGCCTTGCTGGCATGCTATCCAGCCTTCCAGCCATAAACGGGGAGTGTCGTGAATATTCCAGCCGATCACCAGCGCGTCCTGGCCGCTCTTTTTGCGCGCCAGCGCCAGAGAGGCGGAAATATGGGTAATCAATATTCCATCGAGCAGGCTGAGCATCGCTTGCAGGGCGGGCTGCGGGCTCTGCAGACGATGGCGTAAGGGCATGATCAGATTGCTGGTCAGTGTGCTGGCCGGGTAGTCGCGTTCGTGCTCTTTAATCCACTGGTGCAACTGCTGCTGATTGCCCTGTTGCAGATAGCGCAGCGCGGCCTCTTGCTGCTCACGCCAGCCGTCGCGAACCTCGTCAGGTTCGCTGGAAAGCAGGGTTTGCACTTTGCTGACCTGAACGCCATTACTGATCCAGCTTTTGATTTCCCGAATGCGATCGATGTCCGCTTCGGTAAAGAGTCGGTGGCCGCCATCCGTGCGTTGGGGTTTCAATAACCCGTAACGTCGCTGCCAGGCTCGCAGCGTGACGGGATTGACATCGCATAACAACGCCACTTCACCAATTGTGTAAAGCGCCATAGTTTCACCTTTGCTTACTGGCTCCCACTTTAACTGTAGCCTCTGGCGGTCGCATGAAGAGGAATTGGCGAAAAATTGCCCGGGCGGCAGGTGAAAGCTGAATCATCTGGCAAGACTTTGTGATACAGAGCACGATTTAGTGTTTTTTTGCAGCGCTTCAAAGAAACGCACGGCGACTCCATGTATGTTACGCGCTTTAGTTGATGTGGTATTTGCCGGTATGTACGAATTCAATCTGGTGCTGTTGCTGCTACAACAGATGTGCGTGTTTCTGGTTATCGCCTGGTTGATGAGTAAAACACGCCTGTTTATCCCGCTGATGCAGGTTACCGTCCGTCTGCCGCACAAATTATTGTGCTACGTCACCTTCTCTATTTTCTGCATTCTTGGCACCTATTTCGGGCTGCATATCGAAGACTCCATTGCGAATACCCGGGCGATTGGCGCGGTAATGGGCGGCTTGCTCGGCGGCCCGCTGGTGGGGGGGCTGGTCGGGTTGACCGGCGGCCTGCACCGCTACTCAATGGGCGGCATGACGGCGCTGAGCTGTATGATCTCCACCATTGTCGAAGGGCTGCTTGGCGGCCTGGTTCACAGTGCGTTGATTAAGCGCGGGCGTACCGATCGGGTCTTTAGCCCGTTCACTGCCGGGGCAATCACCTGTGTGGCGGAGCTGACGCAGATGCTGATTATTCTGCTGATTGCCCGGCCGTTCGACAGCGCATTGCACCTGGTGCAGAGCATTGCCGCGCCGATGATGGTCACCAATACCGTCGGCGCCGCGCTGTTTATGCGCATCCTGCTGGATAAACGCGCCATGTTCGAGAAGTACACTTCCGCGTTTTCCGCCACCGCGCTGAAAGTGGCCGCCTCCACCGAAGGGATTTTGCGCCAGGGTTTTAACGAAGAGAACAGCATGAAGGTGGCGCAGGTGCTCTATAAAGAGCTGGAGATTGGCGCGGTGGCTATTACCGATCGCGACAAGCTGCTGGCTTTTACCGGCATCGGCGACGATCACCATTTACCGGGACGGCCGATCTCTTCGGTCTGGACGCAACGTGCCATCGAAACCGGTGAAGTGGTATACGCCGACGGCAATGAAGTACCGTATCGCTGCTCGTTGCATCCGCAGTGCAAATTAGGTTCGACATTAGTTATTCCGCTACGCGGCGAAAACCAGCGCGTGGTAGGCACCATTAAGTTATACGAGGCGAAAAACCGCCTGTTCAGCTCCATCAACCGCACGCTGGGCGAAGGGATCGCACAACTGCTGTCGGCGCAAATTCTTGCCGGGCAGTACGAACGGCAGAAGGCGCTGCTGACTCAGTCGGAAATTAAACTCCTGCATGCGCAGGTGAATCCGCATTTCCTGTTCAATGCGCTGAATACGTTGAAAGCGGTGATCCGCCGCGACAGCGACCAGGCCGGGTTGCTGGTGCAATACCTCTCAACTTTCTTTCGCAAAAACTTAAAGCGTCCGTCAGAGATCGTCACGCTGGCGGATGAAATTGAACATGTGAATGCCTACCTGCAAATCGAAAAAGCGCGCTTTCAGTCGCGGTTGCAGGTGCAGTTACACGTGCCGGAGGCGCTGTCGCATTTGCAGCTACCGGCATTTACGCTGCAACCGATTGTCGAAAATGCCATCAAGCATGGCACATCGCAGTTGCTCGGCGTCGGCGAAATTTCCATCAACGCCAGCCAGGACGGGGATCATCTGGTACTGGCGGTTGAAGATAATGCGGGTCTGTATCAACCGAAAAATGATGCCAGCGGGCTGGGGATGAGCCTGGTGGATAAGCGGCTGCGCGCCCGCTTCGGTAACGACTGTGGTATCAGCATCGCCTGCGAACCGGATCTGTTTACCCGCATTACCTTAAAACTCCCGCTGGAGGAACAGGCATGTTAAAAGTGCTGATTGTTGATGATGAACCGCTGGCCCGGGAAAACCTGCGTATTCTGCTTCAGGAAGAGAGCGACATAGAGATTGTTGGCGAGTGTGGCAACGCCGTGGAAGCGATTGGCGCGGTGCACAAGCTGCACCCCGACGTGCTGTTTCTGGATATTCAGATGCCGCGCATCAGCGGGCTGGAGATGGTCGGCATGCTTGATCCCGGTAATCGCCCTTATGTGGTGTTTCTAACCGCCTTTGATGAGTATGCGGTGCAAGCGTTTGAGGAACATGCGTTCGACTATCTACTTAAACCCATTGAGGGGCGTCGTCTGGAGAAGACGTTGACGCGCCTGCGCCAGGAGCGCAGCGTGCAGGATGTGTCGGTGCTGCCGGAGAACCAGGAAGCGCTGAAATTTATTCCCTGTACCGGGCACAGCCGTATCTGGCTGTTGCAGATGGATGAAGTGGCGTTTGTCAGCAGCCGGATGAGCGGCGTTTATGTCACCAGCCAGGAGGGCAAAGAGGGCTTTACTGAGCTAACGTTGCGTACGCTGGAGAGCCGCACGCCGCTGGTTCGCTGCCATCGTCAGTATCTGGTGAATATGGCGCATCTGAAAGAGATTCGACTTGAAGATAACGGCCAGGCGGAGCTATTGCTGCGCGACGGGCTGACGGTGCCGGTCAGCCGCCGCTATCTGAAGAATTTAAAAGAGGCGCTGGGGTTGTAAATTCCTGTGCGATGCCTACACTGCGCGCTGGTTTATCATTTTGGGGAAAGAGATGCTTAATAACGATATCCTGCGCAGCCTGCGTTACACACTGCAAGCGGACAATAACGCGCTGGTGCGTATTCTCGCGCTGGCGGACACGGTGGTCACCGCCGAACAGATTGCGCCGTGGCTGCGTAAAGAGGATGAGGCCGGGTATAAGCCGTGTCCGGATATTGTGTTATCCGCTTTTCTCAATGGGCTGATTTACGACAAACGCGGCAAAGATGACAGCGCGCCGCCGCTGGTGGTCGAGCGCAAACTGAATAACAACATTGTGCTGAAAAAGTTGCGTATCGCCTTCTCATTAAAGACCGACGATATTCTGGCGATCCTGACCGCGCAGCAGTTCCGCGTGTCGATGCCGGAAATCACCGCCATGATGCGCGCGCCGGAACATAAAAACTTTCGCGAGTGCGGCGACCAGTTCCTGCGTTATTTCCTGCGCGGCTTAGCCAGCAAGGTGCAAAAGCCGAAAGCACAGGCCTGACAGGCGAAACGCCATCAGGCGCTATGTTGCCTGAGCGTAGTGGAAAACTGCCCGATGGCGGCGGTGCCTTATCCGGCCTGCGACCTTCACTGGCCCGGTAAGCGCAGCACCACCGGGCAAGATAAGAATTACTGAACCTCTTTAAAGCCTTTCGCTTTCAATAACTCTTCGGACTTCTGCATACTGATGCCATCCTGCACCGTGCCGGTAAACGCGGTGCCCTGCAACGCATTCAGATCGGCGAAATTCACCGCGCTGTAATCCACATCCAGCGTCTCCTGCGCATAGGTTTGCTGGTAATCAACACTCTCTTTGATCCCTTTGACGCTCTGGTATTTCTGGCTGATCGGCCCGAGGACTTTCATCGCTTCCTCTTTGTTGCTCGCGCCAATGGCGCTGTAGTCGATCTTATTTTTCGCCGTCTGGCGCAGCACTTTGTCGTCTTTGTAGTAATAGGTCAGCGTCAGCTCCGTTCCCGGCGCTGACCAGCTAAAGGTTTTGCTCTGCTCTTTCTCCCCGCAGCCGCTCAGGCTGAAGAGCAGGGTAAAGGCGAAAAGGGCGGCAAAAAGATGACGGATATTCACGGTGATTCCCCTGTTTCCATAAACTGGTATCAGTATAGAAAAAAGGCGCTGATATCAGCGCCTTTATTGTTATTTGACCTGTTGGCCGGCTTTCGCACCACTGTCCGGGCTGAGCAGGAAGATGTCCTTGCCGCCAGGGCCTGCGGCCATCACCATCCCTTCGGAGATGCCGAAGCGCATTTTACGCGGCGCAAGGTTCGCCACCATCACCGTCAGACGACCAATCAGCGCGCTCGGATCCGGGTAGGCAGAACGAATGCCGGAGAAGACGTTGCGTTTCTCGCCGTCCAGATCCAGCGTCAGGCGCAGCAGCTTGTCAGAGCCCTCAACGAATTCCGCGTTCTCAATCAGCGCCACGCGCAGATCGACTTTGGCGAAATCATCAAAGCTGATGGTCTCCTGAATCGGATTGTCGGCCAGTTCGCCGGTCACCGGCGCGGCAGCCGCTTTCACTTCTTCTTTCGACGCTTCAACCAGCGCTTCCACCTGTTTCATCTCAATGCGGTTGTACAACGCTTTGAAGGTATTCACTTTATGGCCGAGCAGCGGCTGGTTGATGGCATCCCACTCCAGCGTGGTGTTGAGGAACGCTTCCGCGCGCTCAGCGAGTGACGGCAGAACCGGTTTCAGGTATGTCAGCAGAACGCGGAACAGGTTGATGCCCATTGAGCAGATAGCCTGCAGATCGGCATCGCG
The Kosakonia oryzae genome window above contains:
- the osmF gene encoding glycine betaine ABC transporter substrate-binding protein OsmF, which gives rise to MTITHKIACSLLLVAAASLPLQAAEPVKVGSKIDTEGALLGNIILQVLESHGVKTVNKVQLGTTPVVRGAITSGELDIYPEYTGNGAFFFKDESDPAWKNAQQGYEKVKKLDAEQNKLVWLTPAPANNTWTIAVRQDLAQKNKLTSLADLSRYLKEGGEFKLAASAEFIERTDALPAFEKAYDFTLKQDQLLSLAGGDTAVTIKAAAQQTSGVNAAMAYGTDGPVAALGLQTLSDPKGVQPIYAPTPVVREAVLKAYPQLDAWLKPVFSSLDEKTLQKLNASIAVEGLDAKKVAADYLKEKGLVK
- a CDS encoding protein YohO; protein product: MKAGKIIVIAVFLLMAIGGISGVMLAGYSFIVRGGAG
- a CDS encoding ABC transporter ATP-binding protein; the encoded protein is MIEFKNVSKTFAGQQAVSHLDLHVKTGAFSVLIGTSGSGKSTTLKMINRLIEHDEGAIYFAGEDIRQLPVLELRRRMGYAIQSIGLFPHWTVAQNIATVLQLQKWSRSQRDARVDELMALLGLDVSLRDRFPHQLSGGQQQRVGVARALAADPEVLLMDEPFGALDPVTRAALQQEMVRIHRLLGRTIVLVTHDIDEALQLADHLVLMDKGKVVQQGTPLALLTAPHNDFVREFFGRSELGVRLLSLRQVKGYLRREPAYEGEPLRAEMTLREALSAFVAQQCEILPVHDASGQPCGSLHFRDLLRVEASGETSA
- the mlrA gene encoding HTH-type transcriptional regulator MlrA, which produces MALYTIGEVALLCDVNPVTLRAWQRRYGLLKPQRTDGGHRLFTEADIDRIREIKSWISNGVQVSKVQTLLSSEPDEVRDGWREQQEAALRYLQQGNQQQLHQWIKEHERDYPASTLTSNLIMPLRHRLQSPQPALQAMLSLLDGILITHISASLALARKKSGQDALVIGWNIHDTPRLWLEGWIACQQGWRVDVLAHSLTHLRPEMFDGQTLLVWCGENPTTAQLHQLLTWQENGHRIALLGI
- a CDS encoding sensor histidine kinase yields the protein MYEFNLVLLLLQQMCVFLVIAWLMSKTRLFIPLMQVTVRLPHKLLCYVTFSIFCILGTYFGLHIEDSIANTRAIGAVMGGLLGGPLVGGLVGLTGGLHRYSMGGMTALSCMISTIVEGLLGGLVHSALIKRGRTDRVFSPFTAGAITCVAELTQMLIILLIARPFDSALHLVQSIAAPMMVTNTVGAALFMRILLDKRAMFEKYTSAFSATALKVAASTEGILRQGFNEENSMKVAQVLYKELEIGAVAITDRDKLLAFTGIGDDHHLPGRPISSVWTQRAIETGEVVYADGNEVPYRCSLHPQCKLGSTLVIPLRGENQRVVGTIKLYEAKNRLFSSINRTLGEGIAQLLSAQILAGQYERQKALLTQSEIKLLHAQVNPHFLFNALNTLKAVIRRDSDQAGLLVQYLSTFFRKNLKRPSEIVTLADEIEHVNAYLQIEKARFQSRLQVQLHVPEALSHLQLPAFTLQPIVENAIKHGTSQLLGVGEISINASQDGDHLVLAVEDNAGLYQPKNDASGLGMSLVDKRLRARFGNDCGISIACEPDLFTRITLKLPLEEQAC
- a CDS encoding YehR family lipoprotein → MNIRHLFAALFAFTLLFSLSGCGEKEQSKTFSWSAPGTELTLTYYYKDDKVLRQTAKNKIDYSAIGASNKEEAMKVLGPISQKYQSVKGIKESVDYQQTYAQETLDVDYSAVNFADLNALQGTAFTGTVQDGISMQKSEELLKAKGFKEVQ
- the btsR gene encoding two-component system response regulator BtsR, with amino-acid sequence MLKVLIVDDEPLARENLRILLQEESDIEIVGECGNAVEAIGAVHKLHPDVLFLDIQMPRISGLEMVGMLDPGNRPYVVFLTAFDEYAVQAFEEHAFDYLLKPIEGRRLEKTLTRLRQERSVQDVSVLPENQEALKFIPCTGHSRIWLLQMDEVAFVSSRMSGVYVTSQEGKEGFTELTLRTLESRTPLVRCHRQYLVNMAHLKEIRLEDNGQAELLLRDGLTVPVSRRYLKNLKEALGL
- a CDS encoding ABC transporter permease → MRLLRDPLLWLIALFVALLLWLPHCAALFSALFPQLPRPVYLQESFVSLAAAHFALVGISSAIAIVLGVGGGIAVTRPAGREFRPLAETIAAVGQTFPPVAVLAIAVPVMGFGNEPAVIALVLYGILPVLQGTLAGIAAVPESVQSVAQGMGMSAWQRLVKVELPLAAPVIIAGVRTSVIINIGTAAIASTVGASTLGTPIIIGLSGFNTAYVIQGAILVALAAIIVDQAFERLTRWLSQHRHAQ
- a CDS encoding YehS family protein produces the protein MLNNDILRSLRYTLQADNNALVRILALADTVVTAEQIAPWLRKEDEAGYKPCPDIVLSAFLNGLIYDKRGKDDSAPPLVVERKLNNNIVLKKLRIAFSLKTDDILAILTAQQFRVSMPEITAMMRAPEHKNFRECGDQFLRYFLRGLASKVQKPKAQA
- a CDS encoding ABC transporter permease; translated protein: MEDSRRCHNRVLLLLMVVGLLAAWLPFVNYAPNRLVSGESRALWQLFPAFWLLAPCLLLILSFVPGRGAQIGTLLLAEALFCLLVWSAGRAATELAQSGSALARTSPGSGLWLWLALTLLACSDAIRRFASHPVWRWLLNAQIWCLPLFLLLSGELDDLSLLHEYSNRQEVFNDALAQHLTLLFGTLIPALVVGFAIGLWCYRHPTRQGPVFTVLNIIQTIPSVGLFGLLIAPLAGLVLHFPVLSRFGIAGTGMTPALIALILYALLPLVRGVVAGLNQVPQEVLESAEAMGMSARQRFWQVRIPLALPLLLRSLRVVAVQTVGMAVIAALIGAGGFGSLVFQGLLSSALDLVLLGVIPVIALAVVVDALFGLSLALLKVKQHD